The Halotia branconii CENA392 region ATTAGCAATTAACAGAAATCTAATTGGCAATTTAGCACGATTTACCTCTTCTACCAAAATCTGCAAGTTTTTTGGTATCCATTTAGAATTAAAAGCTTCTGACATCCACGGTGGAGGACATTCAATTAAAATATAAGTTTGATAATTAATTGCACTACCAATAACATCTTCTCCTACCTTTCGGGCATAATCAGAACAAAAAAAAGTATTCATTGATCGTACTCATTAGATATATATTCAGAACAAAGGGTACAATAAACTAAAACTGTGTTTTGTGTTACATTCTCCTTGACTTAAAAAGAACGAAAAAAACTAATCTACATTTACTAGTTAATGCCAAGTAGCCACTTTATAACATCATTTTTCCTAAACATCTTTGCCATTAATAAAATCTCTACAATATAGCTGAACAAACTTCAAAGAAAAAGGTGTCCTTGTTCAATCCCTTGAATTGATAGAAATTTATTCTCCCTCCTTAATGATAATATTTATCATTTGAGATTGGTAAAGATTTTATGTATGTTTACGTTTTGTAATATAGTTCTTATATATGCATAGTTACTGAGAACCAATGCTACAGTTGGAAAAAACTATAGGACTAGTAATAGCAGTCCTTAATCATTCGTAAAACTCTTTTTCTCTTTCTTCGTGTCCTTTGCGCCCTAACGTGCGGCTTCCGCCTTATACCGTTTCACTTTAAAGTTGATACATTTGGGCAAGCAGGGGAGGCAGGGGGCAGGGAGCAGGGGAGGCAGAGGAAGCAGGGGAGGCAGGGGAAGCAGAGGGCAGGGGGAGTAAGAAAAGTAATTTGTATCAATAATTTCGTGAAATAGTATTAGCGGTATGCGGTTCGTTAAAAAGAATATTTTTCACAACTGGGATAGGATTGCTATACTTACTTAGTGTCTTAGTGACAAAAAAACCGGAATCACTAAGACACTTAAGTATGTTTAGGTCAAGTCAATTGTCAACTTATAGATGATATCTATTCTCCATATTGACCACCTGTTACCTTACCTCGAAAAACAATGTATTGGTAGAGGTTGTAAAACAGCATTATTGGGATAAGAAAGCCAATAAAGATAATCATGATTACTAGAGAACTAGGATCAGCAGCAGCTTCATAGATAGTGATCTTAGTGGGAATAATGTAGGGAAAGACAACCAATCCTAAGCCCAAAAACGTCAACACAAACAGCAAAATTGTCCAGACGAAAGGCGCTCTTTCTTCTTGGCGATTGAGACTTTGCAAAAGTTGCCAAATTAACCATACTCCCAAGATAGGAATGACAGCAAAGATGTAAACTAAAGGCTGTTGAAACAAACGCGATCGCGCACTTTCATAAATAATTGGTGTTGTAATCGTGATAAAAACAGCACCAATCAAAGTTGTCCAAGCGGCAAGTTTAGCAGTTTTGTAATGAGTTACCTGCAATTCCCCGGTGGTTTTCCACACCAGATAGGTAGAACCAATTAGCACATAAGCTTGAATTAACGTCAAAGCCACCAACGTCGAGGGAATACTCAGCCAATCCCAAGTTGTACCAATAAAGTGTCCCGTTTCATCAACCGCAATACCTTTGAGTACAGCACCAAGGGCAAATCCTTGACCGAGTGCAGCTAAAAAACTGCCAGCACCAAAAGCGAAATTCCAAAAGAATTTGCGGGTAGATAGCTCCCGAAATTCAAATGCTACAGCCCGAAAAATAAACCCAAACACCATCGTTAAAATCGGGATGTATAAAGCAGTCAAAATCGTGCCGTAAGCTAAGGGAAATGCACCAAATAAACCTCCTCCCATCAGTACCAGCCAAGTTTCATTAGCATCCCAGATGTTGCTTAAGCTGGTCATTAAGATGCCCCGGCGTTCATCATCAGAGGAGGTAAGAGACAATATCCCTACCCCCAAGTCAAACCCGTCTAACATTACGTACAGGAATAAGAACAGAGCTAAAACTACAAACCATACTTGGGGGAGAAAATAGCTGAGCGTCTCCATACAATCTCCTACTCTTGTGCTTCTACAGGACGTTCATCGGGAACAAACTCTCCAGGGGTAGTTTCCACGGCTGGTTTGTCTACTTCCATTCCTGGTATTGGTAGGTTTAAATTGGGGCCTCTACGGATAATGCGACTACCAAAGTACAAAACCGCAACAAATAAAATGCTGTAGACTGTGGCAAAGCCAGTCAGCGAGACTAAGACATTGCTAGCAGGGATATGAGATGCAGCGTCAACTGTACGAATTTGTCCGTAGAGAGTCCAAGGCTGTCTGCCTACACAGCGGACAATCCAACCAGACTCTACAG contains the following coding sequences:
- a CDS encoding cytochrome d ubiquinol oxidase subunit II, whose translation is METLSYFLPQVWFVVLALFLFLYVMLDGFDLGVGILSLTSSDDERRGILMTSLSNIWDANETWLVLMGGGLFGAFPLAYGTILTALYIPILTMVFGFIFRAVAFEFRELSTRKFFWNFAFGAGSFLAALGQGFALGAVLKGIAVDETGHFIGTTWDWLSIPSTLVALTLIQAYVLIGSTYLVWKTTGELQVTHYKTAKLAAWTTLIGAVFITITTPIIYESARSRLFQQPLVYIFAVIPILGVWLIWQLLQSLNRQEERAPFVWTILLFVLTFLGLGLVVFPYIIPTKITIYEAAADPSSLVIMIIFIGFLIPIMLFYNLYQYIVFRGKVTGGQYGE